Proteins encoded by one window of Labilithrix sp.:
- a CDS encoding porin, with product MPRGSFGIAAAALLWCASARAQDDGTSPKPERPAPHLGADSPAPTYPPNPEHERRWYDRLTLRGYTQLRYNRLGASNSRLTNRQGDRTLGDDGGLSIRRARLIFQGDIASFLSVYLQPDFASVIDETFQVATLRDWYADIFLDPDEKRFRVRVGQSKVPYGWELMQSSGNRLPLDRTDGINSAFVNERDLGVFLYFETPAVRGRFRHLVESGLKGSGDFGMVAFGVMNGQPMNTREKNDNKHFVARVTYPFDVGSQTLELSAAAYSGLAVVSRDEGIAGREEAQDFRALASFVLYPKPLGFQAEYNAGYGPELVGKTIEKRPLAGGYAMTMWRQPVSWGAVTPYVRVHHYDGGKKFETNAPRYDVKQLDAGVEWQLFRWIELTTELMLADRTTKGDRQTGHVLRLQLQFNY from the coding sequence ATGCCACGAGGAAGCTTCGGCATCGCCGCGGCCGCGCTACTTTGGTGTGCCTCCGCGCGCGCGCAGGACGACGGGACCTCGCCGAAGCCCGAGCGTCCGGCCCCTCACCTCGGCGCCGACTCGCCCGCTCCGACGTACCCGCCGAACCCGGAGCACGAGCGGCGCTGGTACGACCGCCTCACGCTCCGCGGCTACACGCAGCTCCGCTACAACCGGCTCGGCGCGAGCAACTCGCGCCTCACGAACCGCCAGGGCGATCGCACGCTCGGCGACGACGGCGGCCTCTCGATCCGGCGCGCGCGCCTCATCTTCCAGGGCGACATCGCCTCCTTCCTCTCCGTCTACCTCCAGCCCGACTTCGCGAGCGTGATCGACGAGACGTTCCAGGTCGCGACGCTCCGCGACTGGTACGCCGACATCTTCCTCGATCCCGACGAGAAGCGCTTCCGCGTCCGCGTCGGTCAGTCGAAGGTGCCGTACGGCTGGGAGCTGATGCAGTCGAGCGGCAACCGGCTCCCGCTCGATCGCACCGACGGCATCAACAGCGCCTTCGTGAACGAGCGCGACCTCGGCGTGTTCCTCTACTTCGAGACCCCCGCCGTCCGCGGCCGCTTCCGCCACCTCGTCGAGAGCGGGCTCAAAGGGTCGGGCGACTTCGGCATGGTCGCGTTCGGCGTGATGAACGGGCAACCGATGAACACGCGCGAGAAGAACGACAACAAACACTTCGTCGCGCGCGTCACCTATCCGTTCGACGTCGGCTCGCAGACGCTGGAGCTCTCCGCCGCCGCCTACTCCGGGCTCGCCGTCGTCTCGCGCGACGAGGGGATCGCCGGCCGCGAGGAGGCGCAGGACTTCCGCGCCCTCGCCAGCTTCGTCTTGTACCCGAAGCCCCTCGGCTTCCAGGCCGAATACAACGCCGGCTACGGACCCGAGCTCGTCGGAAAGACGATCGAGAAGCGGCCGCTCGCCGGAGGCTACGCGATGACGATGTGGCGGCAGCCGGTCTCGTGGGGCGCCGTCACGCCGTACGTCCGCGTTCACCACTACGACGGCGGGAAGAAGTTCGAGACGAACGCGCCGCGCTACGACGTGAAGCAGCTCGACGCCGGCGTCGAGTGGCAGCTCTTCCGCTGGATCGAGCTCACGACCGAGCTCATGCTCGCCGACCGCACGACGAAGGGCGACCGGCAGACCGGGCACGTCCTCCGCCTGCAGCTCCAGTTCAACTACTGA
- a CDS encoding amino acid permease, with protein sequence MWTRKAISDLTKEAEGKGLKRTLGPGALVALGVGAIIGAGLFVRTAAAAATSAGPSVTIGFVVAAIGCAFAGLCYAELAAMLPIAGSAYTYTYATMGELIAWIIGWDLVLEYAVGAATVAIAWSEYLNKLLEIFGFRIPYGLCHSPFEVDHVTGVHGMVNLPAFAIVVILTLLLVRGISESAVVNTIIVIVKVAIVLLIIGLGWSFIDPANHTPYIPPPQTYVDERGLSHDFGGGMGILGAAGIVFFAFIGFDAVSTAAQEARNPKRDMPIGILGSLAVCTVLYVLFAHVLTGLAPVEFFRTTGSEASVAQAIERAMPGHKWLSNLVVVAILGGFSSVILVMLMGQSRVFYSMSRDGLVPPFFSELHPKFHTPWKSNLLFLGFVGFFAAFIPGDIVGDMTSIGTLFAFILVSVGVWVMRKKEPDLPRPFRVKAVPFVSSAGALLCGSMIFGLGWPNWLRLFVWLAIGLAIYFFYGSKRSKVAAAQ encoded by the coding sequence ATCTGGACCCGCAAGGCGATCTCCGACCTCACGAAGGAGGCCGAGGGCAAGGGCCTCAAGCGCACGCTCGGCCCCGGCGCCCTCGTCGCGCTCGGCGTCGGCGCGATCATCGGCGCCGGCCTCTTCGTCCGCACCGCCGCCGCCGCCGCCACGAGCGCAGGGCCCTCCGTCACGATCGGCTTCGTCGTCGCCGCGATCGGCTGCGCGTTCGCCGGCCTCTGCTACGCGGAGCTCGCCGCGATGCTGCCGATCGCCGGCAGCGCGTACACGTACACGTACGCGACGATGGGCGAGCTCATCGCGTGGATCATCGGCTGGGACCTCGTCCTCGAGTACGCGGTCGGCGCGGCGACGGTCGCGATCGCGTGGAGCGAGTACCTGAACAAGCTGCTCGAGATCTTCGGCTTCCGGATCCCGTACGGCCTCTGTCACTCTCCGTTCGAGGTCGATCACGTGACCGGCGTGCACGGCATGGTCAACCTCCCCGCGTTCGCGATCGTCGTCATCCTCACGCTCCTCCTCGTGCGCGGCATCAGCGAGTCCGCGGTCGTGAACACGATCATCGTCATCGTGAAGGTCGCGATCGTGCTCCTCATCATCGGGCTCGGTTGGAGCTTCATCGATCCCGCGAACCACACGCCGTACATCCCGCCGCCGCAGACCTACGTCGACGAGAGGGGCCTCAGCCACGACTTCGGCGGCGGGATGGGCATCCTCGGCGCGGCCGGGATCGTGTTCTTCGCGTTCATCGGCTTCGACGCGGTGTCGACCGCGGCGCAGGAGGCGCGGAACCCGAAGCGCGACATGCCGATCGGCATCCTCGGCTCGCTCGCGGTCTGCACCGTGCTCTACGTGCTCTTCGCGCACGTCCTCACCGGGCTCGCGCCGGTCGAGTTCTTCCGCACGACCGGGAGCGAGGCGTCCGTCGCGCAGGCGATCGAGCGCGCGATGCCGGGCCACAAGTGGCTCTCGAACCTCGTCGTCGTCGCGATCCTGGGCGGCTTCTCCTCCGTCATCCTCGTCATGCTGATGGGGCAGTCGCGCGTCTTCTACTCGATGAGTCGCGACGGCCTCGTCCCGCCGTTCTTCTCCGAGCTGCACCCGAAGTTCCACACGCCGTGGAAGTCGAACCTCCTCTTCCTCGGCTTCGTCGGCTTCTTCGCCGCGTTCATCCCCGGCGACATCGTCGGCGACATGACGAGCATCGGGACGCTCTTCGCGTTCATCCTCGTCAGCGTCGGCGTCTGGGTCATGCGGAAGAAGGAGCCGGACCTGCCGCGGCCGTTCCGCGTGAAGGCGGTGCCGTTCGTGTCGTCGGCGGGCGCGCTCCTCTGCGGCTCGATGATCTTCGGCCTCGGCTGGCCGAACTGGCTCCGCCTCTTCGTCTGGCTCGCGATCGGCCTCGCGATCTACTTCTTCTACGGCTCGAAGCGCTCCAAGGTCGCCGCCGCTCAGTAG
- the fbp gene encoding class 1 fructose-bisphosphatase: MPDSIPSMRPAAVVGTTLREHVLHGMHAAPGATGEFTSLLNHISLAIRIINSRVRAAGLADLLGYTGETNVQGESVQKLDAFANEVMLNILSRSGHCGVIGSEEIDEAVLQPAPGHGKYVALFDPLDGSSNIDTNVGIGTIFAILRRPEPTLSVPHVRDALRPGREIAAAGYVLYGPSTIFVLSTGHGVHGFTLDPNIGEFFLSQPDIRCPARGNCYSINESNYSRWTPELQNWVRWVKGDPNGPPPAHVNGYETPYGARYVGSLVADAHRTLIKGGIFAYPADSKSTKGKLRLLYEANPMAFLFEQAGGGATNGVHRILDITPEELHQRTPLVIGSKEDVGAFAHFMSAK; the protein is encoded by the coding sequence ATGCCCGATAGCATCCCTTCCATGCGCCCGGCTGCCGTCGTCGGGACGACCCTCCGCGAGCACGTCCTCCACGGCATGCACGCCGCGCCCGGCGCGACGGGGGAGTTCACGTCGCTCCTCAACCACATCTCGCTCGCGATCCGCATCATCAACTCGCGCGTCCGCGCGGCGGGCCTCGCCGACCTCCTCGGCTACACGGGGGAGACCAACGTACAGGGCGAGAGCGTGCAGAAGCTCGACGCGTTCGCGAACGAGGTCATGCTCAACATCCTCTCGCGCTCGGGCCACTGCGGCGTCATCGGGAGCGAAGAGATCGACGAGGCGGTCCTCCAGCCCGCGCCCGGTCACGGCAAATACGTCGCGCTCTTCGATCCGCTCGACGGCTCGAGCAACATCGACACGAACGTCGGCATCGGCACCATCTTCGCGATCCTGCGGCGGCCGGAGCCCACGCTCTCCGTCCCGCACGTGCGCGACGCGCTCCGCCCCGGCCGCGAGATCGCGGCGGCGGGCTACGTGCTCTACGGGCCGTCCACCATCTTCGTCCTCTCCACCGGCCACGGCGTGCACGGCTTCACGCTCGACCCGAACATCGGCGAGTTCTTCCTCTCCCAGCCCGACATCCGCTGCCCCGCGCGCGGCAACTGCTACTCGATCAACGAGAGCAACTACTCGCGCTGGACGCCGGAGCTCCAGAACTGGGTCCGCTGGGTGAAGGGCGATCCGAACGGTCCGCCCCCCGCGCACGTGAACGGCTACGAGACGCCGTACGGCGCGCGCTACGTCGGCTCGCTCGTCGCCGACGCGCACCGCACGCTGATCAAGGGCGGCATCTTCGCGTACCCCGCGGACTCGAAGAGCACGAAGGGCAAGCTCCGCCTCCTCTACGAAGCGAACCCGATGGCGTTCCTCTTCGAGCAGGCGGGCGGCGGCGCGACGAACGGCGTCCACCGCATCCTCGACATCACGCCGGAGGAGCTCCATCAGCGGACTCCGCTCGTCATCGGCTCGAAGGAAGACGTCGGCGCCTTCGCTCACTTCATGAGCGCGAAGTAG
- a CDS encoding class I fructose-bisphosphate aldolase, whose translation MALTDRVKQIISWYGSDNPGVRANLVRMMNHGTLAGTGKLVILPVDQGFEHGPMRSFQPNPEGYDPEFHVQLAIDSGCNAYAAPLGALELVADRYAGQIPLILKLNNSDTMAKMDQPISAVTGSVKDAVRMGCAAIGYTIYPGSGQRNRMYEDLRELILEAKDYGLPTVTWAYPRGAGISKEGEQAADITAYAAQVAAQLGSHVIKIKPPKDHIEQAEAKKVFEKYNISTKTLEDRVRHCVQSAFNGKRIIIFSGGEAKETSALLDEVKQLAKGGAFGSIMGRNAFQRPKAEAIKLLQDVMAIFKTSS comes from the coding sequence ATGGCCCTCACCGACCGCGTCAAGCAGATCATCTCCTGGTACGGCTCCGACAACCCGGGCGTTCGCGCGAACCTCGTGCGGATGATGAACCACGGCACCCTCGCGGGGACCGGGAAGCTCGTCATCCTCCCGGTCGATCAGGGCTTCGAGCACGGGCCGATGCGCTCGTTCCAACCGAACCCGGAGGGCTACGATCCCGAGTTCCACGTGCAGCTCGCGATCGACTCCGGCTGCAACGCGTACGCGGCGCCGCTCGGCGCGCTGGAGCTCGTCGCGGATCGGTACGCGGGTCAGATCCCGCTCATCTTGAAGCTGAACAACTCGGACACGATGGCGAAGATGGACCAGCCCATCAGCGCCGTGACGGGCTCGGTGAAGGACGCCGTCCGCATGGGCTGCGCCGCGATCGGCTACACGATTTACCCCGGCTCCGGTCAGCGCAACCGGATGTACGAGGACCTTCGCGAGCTCATCCTCGAGGCGAAGGACTACGGGCTCCCCACCGTGACGTGGGCCTACCCGCGCGGCGCGGGCATCTCGAAGGAAGGCGAGCAGGCGGCGGACATCACGGCGTACGCCGCTCAGGTCGCGGCGCAGCTCGGCTCACACGTGATCAAGATCAAGCCGCCGAAGGACCACATCGAGCAGGCGGAAGCGAAGAAAGTGTTCGAGAAGTACAACATCTCGACGAAGACGCTCGAGGACCGGGTCCGTCACTGCGTGCAGAGTGCATTCAATGGCAAGCGCATCATCATCTTCTCCGGCGGCGAGGCGAAGGAGACGAGCGCCCTCCTCGACGAGGTGAAGCAGCTCGCGAAGGGCGGCGCCTTCGGCAGCATCATGGGCCGCAACGCCTTCCAGCGCCCGAAGGCCGAAGCGATCAAGCTCCTGCAGGACGTGATGGCGATCTTCAAGACTTCTTCATAG
- a CDS encoding MBL fold metallo-hydrolase, translating into MKLYVLGVGDTFSEKHVTHALLLEHDGFRLAIDCPDSYRRVLRQARDRIDRDDDKKTLDLFAIDDVLITHVHGDHMNGLEGVGYFKHFAQKRPLNLHTIAPVKEGLWERRLALPMGQLLNGSELRRLAFEDYFAWKDVSLERATTIGPFTVRARITKHHVPTSALFVECGGGSVGISSDTAFDPELIAWLARADLVVHETNYGPAHTAYADLLGLDAAVKERMRLIHYPDELDPATTEIRCLREGEVITVA; encoded by the coding sequence ATGAAGCTCTATGTCCTCGGTGTAGGCGACACGTTCAGCGAGAAGCACGTCACACACGCGCTCCTCCTGGAGCACGACGGCTTCCGCCTCGCGATCGATTGCCCGGACTCGTATCGCCGCGTGCTCCGGCAAGCGCGCGACCGCATCGATCGCGACGACGACAAGAAGACGCTCGACCTCTTCGCGATCGACGACGTGCTGATCACGCACGTGCACGGCGATCACATGAACGGGCTCGAAGGGGTCGGCTACTTCAAGCACTTCGCGCAGAAGAGGCCGCTGAACCTCCACACGATCGCGCCGGTGAAGGAGGGACTCTGGGAACGACGGCTCGCGCTGCCGATGGGACAGCTCCTGAACGGGAGCGAGCTGCGGAGGCTCGCGTTCGAGGACTACTTCGCGTGGAAGGACGTGTCGCTCGAGCGCGCGACGACGATCGGACCTTTTACCGTGCGCGCGCGGATCACCAAACATCACGTGCCGACGAGCGCGCTGTTCGTCGAGTGCGGCGGAGGGAGCGTCGGGATCTCGAGCGACACCGCGTTCGATCCGGAGCTCATCGCGTGGCTCGCGCGCGCGGACCTCGTCGTGCACGAAACGAACTACGGTCCCGCCCACACCGCGTACGCCGATCTGCTCGGGCTCGACGCGGCGGTGAAGGAGCGGATGCGGCTCATCCACTACCCCGACGAGCTCGATCCGGCCACGACCGAGATCCGCTGCCTCCGCGAGGGAGAGGTGATCACGGTCGCTTGA